Proteins encoded in a region of the Pseudomonas shahriarae genome:
- a CDS encoding alpha/beta hydrolase, protein MLLSSPGHAAPPGIEWLVDCPRLPGRALDQEVMARTQCGIVTVPQNHQVADARTLRLTLTRVGARQPLERRGVIFTRPATAQADLRGVFAVHLATVWKYYNTEAYRTLTQFYDVIELSPRNARTAADNEQSAWDMDFVRQQLGEQRISFLGIAQGNVLGAGYAGLFADRIERMVLVEPDEAATPAFESLPATLRLKGPYLQGSSVVDASRCVNRWAGVYLAHGRQPPPASDCLSN, encoded by the coding sequence ATGCTCTTGAGCTCCCCCGGCCATGCCGCACCGCCGGGTATCGAGTGGCTGGTGGATTGCCCGCGCCTGCCCGGGCGGGCCCTTGACCAGGAGGTGATGGCACGCACCCAGTGCGGCATCGTCACCGTGCCGCAAAACCATCAGGTCGCGGACGCACGCACGTTGCGCCTGACCCTCACCCGGGTCGGGGCCCGTCAGCCTCTGGAGCGTCGGGGTGTGATCTTCACCCGCCCGGCTACCGCACAAGCGGATTTGCGCGGGGTGTTCGCGGTGCACCTGGCCACAGTCTGGAAGTACTACAACACCGAGGCGTACCGCACGCTGACCCAGTTCTACGATGTCATCGAGTTGAGCCCGCGCAACGCCCGCACAGCAGCCGACAACGAGCAATCGGCCTGGGACATGGATTTCGTACGCCAGCAACTGGGTGAGCAACGGATCAGCTTCCTGGGCATCGCCCAAGGCAACGTGCTCGGTGCCGGGTACGCCGGGCTGTTTGCCGATCGCATCGAACGCATGGTGCTGGTAGAGCCCGATGAGGCTGCCACCCCGGCGTTCGAATCCCTGCCCGCCACATTGCGGCTCAAGGGGCCTTATCTACAGGGCAGTTCCGTCGTCGATGCCAGCCGCTGCGTAAATCGTTGGGCGGGTGTCTACCTGGCACACGGCAGGCAGCCACCGCCGGCAAGCGACTGCCTGAGCAACTGA
- a CDS encoding amidase, which translates to MTDLHDLTAAQLLAHFASRQLSPIDYYDHLLGHIDRWEPQIRALYAFDPEQVRREAQASTERWNKGQPNGVLDGVPVTIKELVATEGTPIPLGSAATRLTPALRDAPPAARMREAGAIVLAKTTVPDFGMLSSGLSSFHGITRNPWNTANNTGGSSSGAAAAAAAGYGPLHIGTDIGGSVRLPAAWCGLVGFKPTLGRIPIDPYYTGRTAGPMTRTVDDCVLMMQHLARPDARDATSLPPLTSEWSNQPLSVKGLRVGLMLEPGAGLQPEGFVCEAVEHAARLFEAHGAKVTLIPPIMDRAQLDGLDQFWRARQWGDLSALSSEQFDKVLPYIRDWAAPGADISGVQAVQGFNQTFEMRRRAAQAFSDLDLILSPTNQVNAFPAEWPSPSNDPQLPFEHIVFTVPWNMGEQPALSINCGFAADGMPIGLQMIAPRFADIWLLQIAKTYESWRGAIHQWPNPN; encoded by the coding sequence ATGACCGACCTTCACGACCTCACGGCCGCGCAATTGCTGGCGCATTTCGCCAGTCGCCAGCTCTCCCCCATCGACTACTACGATCACCTGCTGGGCCATATCGACCGCTGGGAGCCGCAGATCCGCGCCCTGTATGCCTTCGATCCCGAGCAGGTGCGCCGGGAAGCCCAGGCCTCCACCGAGCGCTGGAACAAAGGCCAGCCCAATGGGGTGCTCGATGGCGTGCCCGTGACCATCAAGGAATTGGTGGCTACCGAAGGCACACCGATCCCCCTCGGCAGCGCCGCCACCCGCCTGACCCCGGCCCTCAGGGACGCCCCGCCCGCCGCGCGGATGCGGGAAGCCGGGGCGATTGTGCTGGCCAAGACCACTGTCCCGGATTTCGGCATGCTCTCCTCCGGCCTGTCGAGCTTCCATGGCATCACCCGCAACCCGTGGAACACTGCCAACAACACCGGCGGTTCCAGCTCGGGGGCTGCCGCTGCGGCCGCCGCCGGTTACGGGCCACTGCATATCGGCACCGACATCGGCGGCTCGGTGCGTTTGCCCGCCGCCTGGTGCGGCCTGGTGGGGTTCAAGCCGACCCTGGGGCGTATCCCGATTGACCCTTACTACACCGGGCGCACCGCCGGGCCCATGACCCGTACGGTGGACGACTGCGTGCTGATGATGCAGCACCTGGCCCGCCCCGATGCCCGCGACGCCACCAGCCTGCCGCCGCTCACCAGCGAGTGGAGCAACCAGCCGCTGTCGGTCAAGGGCCTGCGCGTCGGCCTGATGCTGGAACCCGGCGCCGGCCTGCAACCGGAAGGTTTCGTGTGTGAGGCGGTGGAACACGCCGCGCGCCTGTTCGAAGCCCATGGCGCCAAGGTCACGCTGATCCCCCCGATCATGGACCGCGCCCAGCTCGACGGCCTCGACCAATTCTGGCGCGCCCGGCAATGGGGCGACCTGTCGGCGTTGAGCAGCGAGCAATTCGATAAGGTCTTGCCGTACATCCGCGACTGGGCCGCGCCCGGTGCCGACATCAGCGGCGTGCAGGCGGTGCAGGGGTTCAACCAGACCTTCGAGATGCGCCGCCGCGCCGCCCAGGCCTTCAGCGACCTGGACCTGATCCTGTCGCCCACCAACCAGGTCAACGCGTTCCCCGCCGAATGGCCGTCACCGAGCAATGACCCGCAATTACCGTTCGAACACATCGTGTTCACCGTGCCCTGGAACATGGGCGAGCAACCGGCGCTGTCGATCAACTGTGGTTTCGCCGCCGATGGCATGCCCATCGGCCTGCAGATGATCGCACCGCGTTTTGCCGATATCTGGCTGCTGCAAATCGCAAAAACCTATGAGAGCTGGCGTGGCGCAATCCACCAATGGCCGAACCCGAACTGA
- a CDS encoding LysR family transcriptional regulator: MQLRALRYFHEVARCASLRKAAERLYVTPTAVSRQIEHLEHFFGAALIERGPRGIRLTVEGECLAEQVTSTLRGLDQVRDVIASRQSQVAGNISIHVSESIVSTVLAPVLAAFYRAHPKVTFNIVIASASATLDALCSGEADLGLAFYLQERADVEVTAQCELWHRVLVSAEHPFAQRDSIELRELEGQPLAIPDSAYGVRQALEMAAKKRGVTIQPVFTTSSLEVQKSLARQRAAVLILPQVDADARDLGDGLVAVPIADEHLGRIRIDLCGYRNRPRSVAVLKCQEMLASAMQRCALVD; encoded by the coding sequence ATGCAATTACGAGCCTTGCGGTATTTTCACGAGGTGGCGCGCTGCGCCTCGTTGCGTAAGGCGGCCGAGCGTTTGTACGTCACGCCCACTGCCGTCAGCCGGCAGATTGAACACCTCGAACACTTCTTTGGCGCCGCCCTGATTGAGCGCGGCCCGCGCGGTATCCGCCTGACGGTGGAGGGTGAGTGCCTGGCCGAGCAGGTCACCAGCACCCTGCGCGGCCTCGATCAGGTGCGCGATGTGATCGCCAGCCGGCAGAGTCAGGTGGCGGGTAACATCAGCATCCATGTGTCAGAAAGTATCGTTTCCACAGTGCTGGCGCCGGTGCTTGCGGCGTTTTACCGGGCGCACCCCAAGGTCACCTTCAATATCGTGATCGCCAGCGCCTCGGCCACCCTCGACGCCCTGTGCAGTGGCGAGGCCGACCTGGGCCTGGCGTTCTATCTGCAGGAACGGGCCGACGTGGAAGTCACCGCACAATGCGAGTTGTGGCACCGGGTGCTGGTCAGTGCCGAGCACCCCTTTGCCCAGCGCGACAGCATCGAACTGCGCGAACTTGAAGGCCAGCCCCTGGCCATTCCTGACTCGGCGTACGGCGTGCGCCAGGCCCTGGAGATGGCAGCAAAAAAACGAGGGGTGACGATCCAGCCGGTGTTTACCACCAGCTCCCTGGAAGTGCAGAAAAGCCTGGCCCGGCAACGGGCGGCGGTGTTGATCCTGCCCCAGGTGGATGCCGACGCCCGCGACCTGGGCGATGGCCTGGTGGCGGTGCCGATTGCCGATGAGCACCTGGGGCGAATCCGCATCGACCTGTGCGGGTACCGCAACCGGCCGCGCTCGGTGGCGGTGCTCAAGTGCCAGGAAATGCTGGCCAGCGCGATGCAGCGTTGTGCGCTGGTGGACTGA
- a CDS encoding ABC transporter substrate-binding protein codes for MQRRTLLKASLTAAAALSLPLSVRSAFAAEPFTFYGLKSMSGAFASYGKFADMGSRLAVAQYPELLGRPLNYKVIDTEGNAGKAVRKVQEAIGQDGARFFQGCTLSSSALAVAKEVDKVGGVFMTPVGADEVTGKDCNSATFRWSVPTYGAIRETLVPLIKLLPEAKRWYTITPQYVFGEALLEGAKSVLAENGLEHVGNSYHSLQEQEFSGYLTNAIAARPDVLVLLNFGSQSSNTLRQAVNFGIKERMKVLLVWSAGLDQFQELGSDVLEGVYLGAQYWHQVDTPLNRELVKLTQAKYGINPTYPLAADYISTKVMLDTIKATGSFDGPTVAKAMQGLSYDGPTGKETIRAGDHQVIKDYYLLVGKATGDMADKDDLAKVLSSGQSFPPVEATGCKLG; via the coding sequence ATGCAGCGTCGTACGTTGTTGAAAGCCAGCCTCACCGCCGCCGCCGCGCTCAGCCTTCCGCTGAGCGTGCGCAGTGCATTCGCCGCCGAACCGTTTACCTTTTACGGCCTCAAGTCCATGTCTGGCGCCTTTGCCAGCTATGGCAAGTTTGCCGACATGGGTTCACGCTTGGCGGTGGCCCAGTACCCCGAACTTCTCGGGCGCCCACTGAACTACAAGGTGATCGACACCGAAGGCAACGCCGGCAAGGCGGTGCGCAAGGTCCAGGAGGCGATCGGCCAGGACGGCGCGCGGTTCTTCCAGGGCTGCACCCTGTCGTCCTCGGCACTGGCAGTGGCCAAGGAAGTGGACAAGGTTGGCGGTGTGTTCATGACCCCGGTGGGCGCTGACGAAGTCACCGGCAAGGACTGCAACAGTGCGACCTTCCGCTGGTCGGTGCCCACCTATGGCGCGATCCGCGAAACCCTGGTGCCGCTGATCAAGCTGCTGCCCGAGGCCAAGCGCTGGTACACCATCACCCCGCAATACGTGTTCGGCGAAGCCTTGCTCGAAGGCGCCAAAAGCGTGCTGGCCGAAAACGGCCTGGAACATGTGGGCAACAGCTATCACTCATTGCAGGAACAGGAATTCTCCGGCTACCTGACCAACGCCATCGCCGCCCGGCCCGACGTGCTGGTGTTGCTGAATTTCGGCAGCCAGTCCTCCAACACCCTGCGCCAGGCCGTCAACTTCGGTATCAAGGAGCGCATGAAAGTGCTGCTGGTGTGGTCCGCCGGCCTCGACCAGTTCCAGGAGCTGGGCAGTGATGTACTCGAAGGCGTGTACCTCGGCGCGCAGTATTGGCACCAGGTCGATACCCCGCTCAACCGTGAGCTGGTCAAGCTGACCCAGGCCAAATACGGGATCAACCCCACCTACCCGCTGGCCGCTGACTACATCAGCACCAAAGTCATGCTCGACACCATCAAGGCCACCGGCAGCTTCGACGGCCCCACCGTGGCCAAGGCCATGCAGGGCCTGAGCTACGACGGCCCGACCGGCAAGGAAACGATCCGCGCCGGCGACCACCAGGTGATCAAGGATTACTACCTGCTGGTGGGCAAGGCCACGGGCGACATGGCCGACAAGGATGACCTGGCCAAAGTCCTCAGCTCCGGCCAGTCGTTCCCACCGGTAGAAGCCACGGGCTGCAAGCTCGGCTGA
- a CDS encoding diguanylate cyclase: MSAAGGKGLPLAKRLYKSRTLGLTLGFVCVSAGMYPLDPPGWVWAWMLINAFAWPHLAYQMARRAENSLRAERRHLLVDSFCGGFWVAAMHFNPLPSVTTLSMMTMNNVAIGGPRFMLMGWVAQALGIGVALLLFAPAYIALTTPAQLYACLPILMLYPLVLGWICYRQAITLARHKRELLALSRTDSLSGLLNHGAWKDQLEIEFARCRGGQQGAAIALIDIDHFKTINDTYGHVTGDIVLRQLSKILRQNLRATDLAGRYGGDEFCVILPNMPLGHATEVMDALRDRFSSLGYAQDPTLRASLSIGLAPYQASHDDATSWLNDADQALYEAKSGGRNRVRSMQGGWVRSV, encoded by the coding sequence ATGTCAGCCGCAGGAGGAAAAGGACTTCCGCTCGCCAAACGCCTGTACAAATCTCGGACCCTGGGGCTGACGCTCGGCTTTGTCTGTGTATCGGCAGGCATGTACCCACTGGACCCGCCTGGCTGGGTCTGGGCCTGGATGCTGATCAACGCCTTCGCCTGGCCGCACCTGGCCTACCAAATGGCGCGCCGCGCCGAAAACTCCCTGCGCGCCGAGCGCCGCCACCTGTTGGTGGACTCGTTTTGTGGCGGCTTCTGGGTCGCTGCCATGCACTTCAACCCGCTGCCCAGCGTCACCACCCTGTCGATGATGACCATGAACAACGTCGCCATCGGTGGCCCCCGATTTATGCTGATGGGGTGGGTGGCCCAGGCACTGGGCATCGGGGTGGCGCTGCTGCTGTTCGCCCCGGCCTATATCGCCCTGACCACGCCCGCCCAACTCTACGCCTGCTTGCCGATCCTGATGCTCTATCCGCTGGTCCTGGGCTGGATCTGTTATCGCCAGGCCATCACCCTGGCCCGGCATAAACGCGAACTCCTGGCCCTGAGCCGCACCGACAGCCTGTCCGGATTGCTTAACCACGGCGCGTGGAAAGACCAGCTGGAAATCGAATTCGCCCGCTGCCGGGGCGGCCAGCAGGGGGCCGCCATTGCGTTGATTGATATCGACCATTTCAAGACCATCAACGACACCTACGGCCACGTAACCGGCGATATCGTGCTACGCCAGTTGAGCAAGATCCTGCGTCAGAACCTGCGCGCCACCGACCTGGCCGGGCGTTACGGCGGCGATGAATTTTGCGTGATCCTGCCGAACATGCCCCTGGGCCACGCCACCGAAGTAATGGACGCCCTGCGCGACCGCTTCAGCTCACTGGGCTACGCCCAGGACCCCACCCTGCGCGCCAGCCTGAGCATCGGCCTGGCACCGTATCAAGCCTCCCATGACGACGCGACCAGTTGGCTGAATGACGCCGACCAGGCGTTGTATGAGGCCAAAAGCGGCGGGCGCAATCGGGTGCGTTCGATGCAGGGAGGGTGGGTGCGGTCGGTTTGA
- a CDS encoding LysE family translocator, protein MVTALTLSSFLYFLVLCSTLAFSPGPMTLLLLSLGLKDGLRHSLPAQFGASVSYLISILIFAVGFSELIKGYPLITQGIQLVGVAYILYLAYKQWTSSGVQITAAGHGPETPRGLFGKGLLTGLSNPKAIILFSAVFPQFAAVGQDSAAGDIAILGLTFLILQFASGCLYCYFGQRIKHVLESPRKRVLLQKVTAVLLLAVAMLLARGFSS, encoded by the coding sequence ATGGTCACCGCCCTTACGCTGTCTTCCTTTCTGTATTTTCTGGTGTTGTGCAGCACCCTGGCCTTCAGCCCCGGCCCGATGACCTTGCTGCTGCTGAGCCTGGGTCTCAAGGACGGCCTGCGGCACTCCTTGCCGGCCCAGTTCGGCGCCAGTGTGTCGTACCTGATTTCGATCCTGATCTTTGCCGTGGGCTTTTCCGAGCTGATCAAGGGCTACCCGCTGATTACCCAGGGCATCCAACTGGTGGGCGTGGCCTATATTCTGTACCTGGCCTATAAGCAGTGGACCAGCAGCGGCGTGCAGATCACCGCCGCCGGGCACGGGCCGGAGACGCCCCGCGGCCTGTTCGGCAAGGGCTTGCTGACCGGCCTGTCCAACCCCAAGGCAATCATCCTGTTCAGCGCCGTGTTCCCGCAGTTTGCCGCCGTCGGGCAGGACAGCGCCGCCGGTGACATCGCCATCCTCGGCCTGACATTCCTGATCCTGCAATTCGCCAGCGGCTGCCTGTATTGCTACTTCGGCCAACGCATCAAGCATGTGCTCGAGTCGCCGCGCAAACGCGTGCTGTTGCAGAAGGTCACGGCAGTATTGCTGCTGGCGGTGGCGATGTTGTTGGCCCGCGGTTTCTCTAGCTAG
- a CDS encoding OprD family outer membrane porin: MYPRLFLAAALASGTQAFAQENAQASAPGFIDGSSLDLNLRHYYSNQHTQRSTYLSIQKPAGIERTRVRETWVQTAMLKYSSGYTQGVIGVGVDVGVFSAVNLQRGHGKVANGGDRVLVDSDGDAIPTWSRLGVGDVRFRLSNTELKAGRLMTDNPILRYKDNRALPSSFQGVGLYSNERDWLSVQGGSFDRAIPRTGTGAERLTTTFGNRAYSGARISYLGATLKPGYGLEASLYGSRFEDMWDQYYLGLTHRIGDKNAVALKTALHYYHTQDSGQQRLGYIDNDAASLAVTANHQAHSLTLAWQQVFGNEYFDYVWESTGNYMANSLYSDYNGPNEKSWQLRYDLDLAAYGVPGLTASLWHAKGWGIDGTHYEGDRNGHNTGYNVRGLDNAKHNENGLMLAYVVQSGKLKNTVLRTIVYNHRASGGQIDGSYDEFRIVGNFPINLF, translated from the coding sequence ATGTATCCACGTCTTTTCCTGGCCGCCGCCCTGGCGTCCGGTACCCAGGCTTTTGCTCAAGAAAACGCCCAGGCCAGCGCCCCCGGCTTTATCGACGGCAGCAGCCTGGACCTGAACCTGCGTCACTACTACTCCAACCAGCACACCCAGCGCAGCACCTACCTGAGCATCCAGAAACCCGCCGGCATCGAACGCACCCGCGTGCGCGAAACCTGGGTGCAGACCGCCATGCTCAAGTACAGCTCCGGCTACACCCAGGGCGTGATTGGCGTGGGGGTCGATGTCGGCGTATTCAGCGCGGTCAACCTGCAGCGCGGGCATGGCAAGGTGGCCAATGGCGGTGACCGCGTGCTGGTGGACAGCGACGGCGATGCGATCCCGACCTGGAGCCGGCTGGGGGTGGGCGATGTGCGGTTTCGCCTGTCCAACACCGAGCTCAAGGCCGGGCGCTTGATGACCGATAACCCGATCCTGCGCTACAAGGACAACCGCGCCCTGCCCTCCAGCTTCCAGGGCGTGGGCCTGTACAGCAACGAACGGGACTGGCTGTCGGTGCAGGGCGGCAGCTTCGACCGGGCCATCCCGCGCACCGGCACCGGCGCCGAACGCCTGACCACCACCTTCGGCAACCGCGCCTACAGCGGCGCGCGCATCAGCTACCTGGGGGCCACGCTCAAGCCGGGCTACGGCCTGGAAGCCAGCCTCTACGGCTCGCGCTTCGAGGACATGTGGGACCAGTACTACCTGGGGCTGACCCACCGTATCGGCGACAAAAACGCGGTGGCGCTCAAGACCGCCCTGCACTACTACCACACCCAGGATTCCGGCCAGCAGCGCCTGGGTTATATCGACAACGACGCCGCCAGCCTGGCCGTGACCGCCAACCACCAGGCCCACAGCCTGACCCTGGCCTGGCAACAGGTGTTCGGCAACGAGTACTTCGACTATGTGTGGGAGTCCACCGGCAACTACATGGCCAACTCGCTGTACTCGGACTACAACGGCCCCAACGAAAAATCCTGGCAACTGCGCTACGACCTCGACCTGGCCGCCTACGGCGTGCCCGGCCTGACCGCCAGCCTCTGGCACGCCAAGGGTTGGGGCATCGACGGCACGCACTACGAGGGGGATCGCAACGGCCACAACACCGGCTATAACGTGCGCGGCCTGGATAACGCCAAGCACAATGAAAACGGCTTGATGCTGGCCTACGTGGTGCAATCGGGGAAATTGAAGAACACCGTACTACGCACCATCGTCTACAACCACCGCGCTAGCGGCGGTCAAATTGACGGCAGCTACGACGAGTTCCGGATCGTCGGCAACTTCCCCATCAACCTGTTCTGA
- a CDS encoding PLP-dependent aminotransferase family protein translates to MALPQIHFHEHAPKVQQIVEAFARAIEQGELAAGSKLPSVRELGAQLGVGKFTINEALDRLRGQHLLTSRQGRGHFVAQRQTQPSSSNWVDLLPQDLLSVLRRPMLTGQGELRPGGGHLPEDWLDSEAMRQALRSVVRAPSLRVAGMGTPAGFLPLRQALQQKLQGDGLAVPVEQIITTPSTLQGLDMLMRLLARPGDTVLLDAPCYFNFHANLALHGVKVLTLPRGPDGLDLAALEQLLAEARPSLYVTTSILHNPTGHSFSAAQAFGLLQLMRQYHCHIIEDDLYGDLHPNPPPRLAALAGLEQVTYLSGFSKTLSANTRMSYVVAAPQLAANLTNMKLMSGGVTSELFEQLVYRLLSEGSYARHRKRMVQRLLEAGARVEQWLRRCGCELPMGYEAGMFLWARLPAGVNAEQLAEAGLKRGMVLAPGALFGYESGMGEFMRFNVAHCDDPRVRQAIEPLLR, encoded by the coding sequence ATGGCCCTTCCGCAGATCCACTTTCATGAGCACGCCCCCAAGGTCCAGCAGATCGTCGAGGCGTTCGCCCGTGCTATCGAACAAGGCGAATTGGCCGCTGGCAGCAAACTGCCGTCGGTGCGTGAGCTGGGAGCGCAGTTGGGTGTCGGAAAATTCACCATCAATGAAGCCCTGGACCGTCTGCGCGGCCAACACCTACTGACCTCGCGCCAAGGCCGTGGGCACTTTGTGGCCCAGCGCCAGACGCAGCCGTCGTCGAGCAACTGGGTGGACCTGCTGCCCCAGGATTTGCTCAGTGTGCTGCGCCGCCCCATGCTGACCGGCCAGGGCGAGCTACGCCCCGGTGGCGGGCATCTGCCCGAAGACTGGCTCGACTCCGAGGCCATGCGCCAGGCCCTGCGCAGTGTGGTGCGGGCCCCTTCCCTGCGGGTTGCCGGCATGGGTACGCCAGCGGGTTTCCTGCCCCTGCGCCAGGCACTGCAACAAAAACTGCAGGGCGATGGCCTGGCGGTGCCGGTGGAACAGATCATCACCACGCCCAGCACCCTGCAAGGCCTGGACATGTTGATGCGCCTGCTGGCGCGCCCCGGTGACACGGTGCTGCTGGATGCACCGTGCTATTTCAACTTCCACGCCAACCTGGCGCTGCACGGGGTCAAGGTGCTGACACTGCCGCGCGGCCCGGACGGGCTCGACCTGGCGGCCCTGGAGCAGTTGCTCGCCGAGGCCCGGCCCAGCCTGTATGTGACCACCAGCATCCTGCACAATCCCACTGGCCATTCCTTCAGTGCAGCCCAGGCCTTTGGCTTGCTGCAACTGATGCGTCAGTATCACTGCCATATCATCGAAGACGACCTCTACGGCGACCTGCACCCCAACCCGCCGCCCCGCCTGGCGGCACTGGCCGGGTTGGAGCAGGTGACCTACCTGTCGGGCTTCTCGAAAACCCTCAGCGCCAATACCCGGATGAGCTATGTGGTGGCCGCACCGCAACTGGCGGCCAACCTGACCAATATGAAGTTGATGAGCGGCGGCGTGACCTCGGAGCTGTTCGAGCAACTGGTCTACCGCCTGCTCAGCGAGGGCAGCTATGCGCGGCACCGCAAGCGCATGGTCCAGCGCCTACTGGAAGCCGGTGCGCGGGTGGAACAGTGGTTGCGCCGCTGTGGCTGTGAGCTGCCCATGGGGTATGAGGCCGGGATGTTTCTCTGGGCGCGTCTGCCGGCCGGGGTTAACGCTGAACAATTGGCCGAGGCCGGGCTCAAGCGCGGCATGGTGTTGGCGCCGGGGGCGTTGTTTGGGTATGAGTCGGGGATGGGCGAGTTTATGCGTTTCAATGTGGCGCACTGTGACGATCCACGGGTCCGGCAAGCGATCGAGCCATTGTTGCGCTGA
- a CDS encoding FadR/GntR family transcriptional regulator, with protein MLSRPLRRKRQKLSDVIVESVKRSIVTDALKPGDRLPTERELMESFQCSKGSAREALKALEVEGLVSTRTGPTGGAYLNQAGTEPASRALRNYLHFQHLDGEQVYQLRKVIEVELAVSVLGRLSEDDYRALQDNVDFCSAPEDSEAGQREQRLAELEFHNLLARACPNPLLSFMAQFLNDLLRDLVVLKKAYKPKRKQFDAANLDYHKQLLSAFRANDEAAVRSLMHEHMCDAEHHMTALEGQVSPHFLLEFDHS; from the coding sequence ATGCTCAGCCGCCCCCTGCGACGCAAACGCCAGAAGCTTTCCGATGTGATTGTCGAGTCGGTCAAGCGCTCGATCGTCACCGATGCCTTGAAGCCCGGCGACCGCTTGCCCACCGAGCGCGAATTGATGGAGAGCTTCCAATGCTCCAAGGGCTCGGCCCGCGAAGCGCTCAAGGCCCTGGAGGTCGAAGGCCTGGTCAGCACCCGCACCGGCCCTACCGGTGGTGCGTACCTGAACCAGGCCGGCACGGAGCCGGCCAGCCGCGCCTTGCGCAACTACCTGCACTTCCAGCACCTGGATGGCGAGCAGGTGTATCAACTGCGCAAGGTAATCGAGGTGGAACTGGCAGTGTCAGTGCTGGGGCGCCTGAGCGAAGACGACTATCGCGCCCTGCAAGACAACGTGGATTTTTGCAGCGCGCCGGAAGACAGCGAGGCCGGCCAGCGCGAGCAGCGCCTGGCGGAGCTGGAGTTCCACAACCTGCTGGCCAGGGCCTGCCCCAATCCGTTGCTGAGTTTTATGGCGCAGTTCCTCAACGACCTGCTGCGCGACCTGGTGGTGCTGAAAAAAGCCTACAAGCCCAAGCGCAAGCAATTCGACGCGGCCAACCTGGACTATCACAAGCAACTGCTGAGCGCGTTTCGCGCCAACGATGAAGCGGCCGTGCGCAGCCTGATGCATGAACACATGTGCGACGCCGAACACCACATGACCGCGCTGGAAGGCCAGGTCAGCCCACACTTTTTGCTGGAGTTCGACCACTCCTGA
- a CDS encoding citrate-proton symporter has product MHTEQLTREGPEHTPETPSPDAGRKSIFAVVLGNAVEFFDFGVYATFAVMIGHTFFPSDSAFVSLMLSVTAFGIGFIVRPLGAVLIGAYADRVGRKPAMLLTLVMMAVGTGSIAILPGYETIGIAAPILLVVTRMIQGLAWGGEAGPATTYILEAAPPHKRGTYACWQVVAQGVAAMAAGLVGYTLTKVMSPEDLNSWGWRVPFVFGLLVLPIGIYIRRNLAETFHGQGETTSTGDLVREVCGKHRRALVLGLLILSGSTITQYFLNYMTTFALTELKLPTSISMLSTLVAGAAMAVCAVAGGMLCDRFGRRVILMTPRVVLLLILFPALQLMTEHPSPSTFLLTLALLSGLHGMSGAALIVLLVESFPKSVRSTGFSIVYAFGVAAFGGTAQIIITWLIGTTGDPMSPVWYLLIANLVCLTAAWFAKETRPVLPGTPARETRLREAPVR; this is encoded by the coding sequence ATGCACACTGAACAATTGACTCGCGAGGGTCCCGAGCACACACCCGAAACGCCATCGCCGGACGCCGGTCGCAAGAGCATCTTCGCTGTGGTGTTGGGTAATGCCGTGGAGTTTTTCGACTTTGGGGTCTATGCGACCTTCGCGGTGATGATCGGCCATACGTTTTTCCCGTCCGACAGCGCCTTCGTCAGCTTGATGCTCTCGGTCACAGCCTTTGGCATCGGCTTTATCGTGCGGCCCCTGGGCGCGGTGCTGATTGGCGCCTACGCCGACCGCGTGGGGCGCAAGCCGGCGATGTTGTTGACCCTGGTGATGATGGCGGTGGGCACCGGCAGTATTGCGATATTGCCCGGCTACGAGACCATCGGGATTGCCGCGCCGATCCTGCTGGTGGTCACCCGCATGATTCAGGGCCTGGCCTGGGGCGGTGAAGCCGGCCCCGCCACCACCTATATCCTGGAAGCCGCGCCGCCGCACAAACGCGGCACCTATGCCTGCTGGCAAGTGGTCGCCCAGGGCGTCGCCGCCATGGCCGCCGGGCTGGTGGGTTACACCCTGACCAAAGTCATGTCCCCCGAAGACCTCAACAGCTGGGGCTGGCGCGTGCCGTTCGTGTTTGGCCTGCTGGTGTTGCCGATTGGTATCTATATCCGCCGCAACCTGGCCGAGACCTTCCACGGCCAGGGCGAAACCACCAGCACCGGCGACCTGGTGCGCGAAGTCTGCGGCAAGCATCGGCGCGCGCTGGTACTGGGCCTGCTGATCCTTTCGGGCAGCACCATCACCCAGTACTTCCTCAACTACATGACCACCTTTGCCCTGACTGAGCTGAAGCTGCCCACCAGTATTTCCATGCTCTCGACCCTGGTGGCCGGTGCGGCCATGGCGGTGTGCGCAGTGGCTGGCGGCATGTTGTGCGACCGTTTCGGGCGCCGGGTGATCCTGATGACGCCCCGGGTGGTGCTGTTGCTGATCCTGTTCCCGGCCTTGCAATTGATGACCGAACACCCCAGCCCGTCGACCTTCCTCCTGACCCTGGCGCTGCTGTCCGGCCTGCATGGCATGAGCGGCGCGGCGTTGATCGTATTGCTGGTGGAAAGCTTCCCCAAATCCGTGCGCTCCACCGGTTTCTCCATCGTCTACGCCTTCGGTGTGGCGGCGTTTGGCGGCACCGCACAGATCATCATCACCTGGCTGATCGGCACCACGGGCGACCCGATGTCACCGGTGTGGTACCTGCTGATCGCCAACCTGGTGTGCCTCACCGCCGCCTGGTTCGCCAAGGAAACCCGGCCAGTGCTGCCCGGCACCCCGGCCCGCGAAACCCGGCTCAGAGAAGCCCCGGTTCGCTGA